In Bacteroidota bacterium, the genomic stretch AAGAAGGCCATCCCCGATGAGGTCGTCGATCAAATCTCGAACGCGCTCAACGAGGCGCTCGGTGCGCTCAACAACGCGTCTGAGTACACCTTCGAGGCGCAGGACATCCTCGACGCCGCCGAGCAGTTCGACCTGGAGGTGGACACCGTCGAGGCGCTCCGCGAGCAGCCGCTCGACCGGCTCGACGAGCTCGCGCGGTCGTTTTTCTCACAGAACACCATCCTGGCCGCGCTCTCGGGCGGCGGCACCGGCCTCGGCGGTCCGCTCCTCATCGCCGCCGACGTGCCGATCCTGTTCACGATCAACTTCCGGCTGATCCAGCAGATCGGCGCAAGCTATGGCTTCGAGTTGAAGGACGAGGCGTTCAAGCCGCTGCTGCTGGCCATCTTCAACGTCGCCGCGGCCGGCACCAAGGACGCGAAGTCGACAGCGATGCGCGAGCTGTCCGTCGCCGCGGCGGCGTTTGCGCACGGCGGGGGCTACCGCGGCCGCCGCGCCTCCTCGACGTTCCGCGACCAGATCGGCCACCTCCCGCGCGAGATCGCAAAGAACCTCGCTGGGCGCAAGCTGGGACAGCTCATCCCCATCGCTGGGGCGGCCGTCGGCGCAGGCGTGAACTACTGGTTCACCGAGCAGACGGCGAAGACGGCCTACATGCTCTTCCGCTCGCTCTACCTCGAGCGGAAGGACCGGATGTAGGGGAAGGCAGAATGCAAAAGGAGGAAGGCAGAAGTGTAGGAATCAACGCGGGACAACGCAGCATCTATGGACCTAGAAGAGTTCTCCCAACGACTCGGCTGGCGTGTGAGCAGCGAACTCCACCAATTCGGGGATAAGTCGTTTCACATTGGCCTAGACGACTTCTTCCCACCCAGCATCGTCAGAGAGGAGGGCCAAACCTATGCCGAAGGACGTGCCATCGAGTTTGATGGCACTGAGTACACCTATCGCGTCCTGCTTGGCGATTCGACCGTTTGTGTCGAGGAGATTGATTGGGCCGCCCTCCTCCCTACTCAGGAGGATACGGAGTGGCTCCGCGTAAACCTCAAAGAAGGCTGGTTCGAGATCGTACCGCCGGCTGGCGATCCGCGTCGCTCGCCCGGTCATCTCTTGCTGTTTGTGCACGAACGCGAGGATGGCACTCCGCAACAAGAGCCCGTTCATGTTGAGCGGCTGGAAGGTGGCCTGGTCCGGCTTCTTTACTCTCCTGGCTGGGTGGATAGTGTGGCGGCAGGCGACATTCTCCGCCTCCTCGATGACGATGGTCGTTTTGAGGTGGTCGAGCGCAGCGGAAACGTAGCGGTGGTCGTCTTCAGCGAGTATGCGATTGCGCCGCACCTAGACGCCATCGCGCAGGACGTTACCCGTCTGGGCGGACGTATCGACGGGGGGCTTGAGCGTAGCCTGGTCGCCACGATTCCAATCTCCGCGACCCTTGAGACTATCGAACGGGTCTTTGACAGATGGGTCGCAGAACAGCCTGACTTGGTCTGGTGGTACAACAACATCTACGACCCGGAGGACCCAGATCGCACGCTCGACTGGTGGCTGTGAGTCGGCATTGAAGCTGGGAAGGCTCAAAAACGCCGCTTATGCACGTGCTGGGGTAGGCGTTGGGGCCGTTCAGGCATCCTCGGCGTGTGCTCGCTGGGCACTGATCGACGCGAGCCGGATGGTGAAGTCTGAGGGCAGCATCCCGTATGTCTCGCGGAACTGCTTGGCGAAGTAGTCGGCGTCCCGGTAGCTCACCGCATGGGCGACCTCGGCGACGGTCCCGGCCTGCTGCGTCAGGAGTTGCGCGGCCCGCGTGAGCCGGAGTTGGCGCAGAAACACGCCAGGCGCGGTGTCAAGCACTACGGCAACCTCGTCACCTCCATGCGGATGAACGGGCTCGTGCCCTGTCCTGGCAGTCAGCCGTTGCCTCCTTGCTCTTCGTCCTGGCGCGGGTGCTGTCGGTTGCGGCGGCGCCTGCTCTGTTGAAGCCTCGTCTGCATGTTGGTTCGCGTGCCGTCTTCTGGAGCCCCGATGTGACACAGGCACAAGAGATGGAGACATCCAGACAACAGCGATATTGGTCGTCTGCCGGATACTAGGTAACGCTAAACCGGCCACGACTCTGCCGCCTGATTGAACCCACTTGCCCCGAAGCAGCCGAGCGCGCCATCGATGCCGAGACCCGGGACACACCATAATCTTCCGCCGCGTCCTCAACTACGTGCAGACTGCTTGAAGCCGAGCTAGACCGATGAACGACACGCCCACGCCGTCCGCACCGGACGCTCTGCCGTCTGAACCGTCGAACGCCCCCGTCATCACCGCGCCGCGCTGGGACTGGCGGCCGAAGCTGCGGTGGTTTGCCGCTGAGTACCTCATCGTGGTGCTCGGCGTGCTCACCGCCGTCGGCCTCAACGCGTGGTGGCAGGGCCGCACCGACCGCGCCCAGGAGCAGGTCTACCTCCGCCAACTCGACGCCGACCTCGATGAGAGCCTCCGTGTGTTCGCCCGCGCGGATTCGATCCAGGAGGCCGTTTCGACTCCAGCACTGCTCACGGTGCTCGGGTCCTGGGGCTCGGGGACGCCGCTCCCCGCCGACTCCATCGTCCACCACTCGCGGCGGATGTTTACGTGGCGAGCGGTCCAGCCCACGACAGGCACGGCGGAGGCTCTCGTAGCCACGGGAGACCTGACGCTCATTCGCAACGACTCGCTGCGCAATGCGATCACGGCCTATCTCGGCGCTACAGAGACGCTTGTTGGGTTCCAGGCCCGCGTTGCGGAGCAGTACAACGACGCCATTGCTAGGTACATCCCTGCAGTAGGCGCCAACAGGGTCGCCGCGGTGGACCTCGGAATGGACCTCGGAATGGACCTGCTTCAACGGTCCATCAGCGAGTCGAAACTGCTCACCGACGACGGGTGGGCTCCGCCGTTTCCTCTCGACAGCTTCTCGTTCTACGCCAGCCAGGAGGCGTACGACGCGCTCTCGGAGATCGCCCTCTATCGCCAGACCAGCTTCAACATCATGGCGGCCATGTCCCAGGAAACCCAAGACCTGCACGAGCGCGTCGAAGCCGAACTGAACCGATGAGCGATGCCCCGACTCCGCCAGAGGCCGCTGGCGACCCCGTTCCTGCACCCGAGCCGACGCCTAGGTCTGGGCCTCTGGCACCAGAAGCTCCGGCCCCGCGCCCGAGGCGGATCGGCTGGCAGCCGACGCTGCGCTGGTTCAGCGCGGAGTACCTCATCGTCGTGCTCGGCGTGCTTACCGCCGTCGGTCTCAACGCGTGGTGGGCCGACCGCGACGCGCGGACCCGAGAGTGGCTGGTCCTTGAAGACCTGCGTGAAGACTTCGTGTTCAACAAGGCCGAGGTCCAGCGTATCCGGGACCTCTCAGCCAGGTTTCTCACCCTGTACGAACACCTGGCGACGCTCTCGGATGACGCGATTACGGGCATGCCCCTAGACTCCGTCTACACCTACACCGAGTCGCTCTTCATCAGCCACACGTACGATCCGGTTACGGGGTCGTTAGAGGCGCTGATCGCTTCGGGAGACTTGGGCTTGCTACAAGATCGAG encodes the following:
- a CDS encoding EcsC family protein; this translates as MRLTDYEKAAQREIDAWQRDESPLQKAINVTLSPVDWLFKKAIPDEVVDQISNALNEALGALNNASEYTFEAQDILDAAEQFDLEVDTVEALREQPLDRLDELARSFFSQNTILAALSGGGTGLGGPLLIAADVPILFTINFRLIQQIGASYGFELKDEAFKPLLLAIFNVAAAGTKDAKSTAMRELSVAAAAFAHGGGYRGRRASSTFRDQIGHLPREIAKNLAGRKLGQLIPIAGAAVGAGVNYWFTEQTAKTAYMLFRSLYLERKDRM
- a CDS encoding DUF4265 domain-containing protein, whose translation is MDLEEFSQRLGWRVSSELHQFGDKSFHIGLDDFFPPSIVREEGQTYAEGRAIEFDGTEYTYRVLLGDSTVCVEEIDWAALLPTQEDTEWLRVNLKEGWFEIVPPAGDPRRSPGHLLLFVHEREDGTPQQEPVHVERLEGGLVRLLYSPGWVDSVAAGDILRLLDDDGRFEVVERSGNVAVVVFSEYAIAPHLDAIAQDVTRLGGRIDGGLERSLVATIPISATLETIERVFDRWVAEQPDLVWWYNNIYDPEDPDRTLDWWL
- a CDS encoding helix-turn-helix domain-containing protein yields the protein MVCPGSRHRWRARLLRGKWVQSGGRVVAGLALPSIRQTTNIAVVWMSPSLVPVSHRGSRRRHANQHADEASTEQAPPQPTAPAPGRRARRQRLTARTGHEPVHPHGGDEVAVVLDTAPGVFLRQLRLTRAAQLLTQQAGTVAEVAHAVSYRDADYFAKQFRETYGMLPSDFTIRLASISAQRAHAEDA